The Cellvibrio polysaccharolyticus genomic interval GCGGCTATAGCTCAGTTTGAAATGCGCGACCTGCAACTTCACCCGCTCACCGGCAATCACCGCCCAGTCTTCGCTCCAGTCAAATTGAAACGCTTCACCGGGTTTAAACTGCAAGGGGATGTAGGTGTGCTTGCTTGCGCCTTTGCTCAACTCCAACTGCTGGCGACGCCACTCTCGGGCAAACCGAGTAATACCATCATAGGAACCGTCAAAACCAAGGGCGCACAAATCGGCATACATCTGCTTTAGAGAGCGGCGTTGCTTGCGCGAGGTTTTAGCGGCATCACCCAGCCACTGCGCCAACTTATCGGCAAAGGCGTCAAGCTTACTGGGCGTCTGTCGCTTGGGATAAAGCGGTTCACTGATCTCATTCCGAAGATACCGGCGAACGGTGTTGCGGGAAAATCCAGTGCGGCGCGCTATCTCCCGAAGCGAGAGTTTGTCGCGGAAATACCAACGTCGAATACTGCTCAAAATGGCCACGTTAATCACTCCTATCTCCCGCTCAAAAAATGAGCAGGATAGTCTGTTTACGTGGGTCAGTTTTCGATGCAAATATGGGGGTTTAGTGGGTCAGTTTTAAGTGCAAATCAACATCTAGGTCTACTTCCGTTCTACTTTTATATCTCCAAGGTTTGGCCATAGCTTTTATTGTTTTTATTCTTTTCTCTCTATCTTTGGTCTTCTGAACTTCCAGTAAAATTGATGGAGGTAATATTATTTTAAGGTCAAAAAAATTTTCAATTTCCAAGAATTGATTCTCAAAATTTGATTCTGCAAGATATGACCAGAAATTGGTATCAAAAATGACCCTCATAAAAAAATCAAATCCTCTATAAAAGTTTCTCAATAAAATTTACTTCAATGAACGCCCCAGTCTTTACAAGACACTTGAAAGCTTCGCGCTGCCCCATAAGATTGGTATTGCAATCGATCTTAATGTTTAATTGCAGCCGAATTTTTCGGCAATATGTATTTACCGAATCTTTCATGATTACAGCTGGCGACCGTTTTTCTTTAACCAAGACAGTAGTTTATCTTGCTCCCAGCGGGGGCTTTTTCCAACATATAAATCGGGTTCAGGGAATGGAATTCGGTCCCACTGTTCTCCTCTCGATAACCGCGCCAGGAAGCCTGTATTTTCATGGTCAGATGATTCAATCAGTTCACTTAGCATGCCCGGGTTCCGCTCTCCTGGGGAGTCAACCCTCTCTCTTAGGGCGCTTGGCGTTCCTGCTCTCATTCGCTCTAGAGTTCTTCGGCTAATACTTAGCATTTCACAAATATCATCAATGCTCAGGAATTTCATATTTTTCGGCTCTGTAAGGTAATTTGACGTAATTTGTCGCATACTATAAAGCAACTCTCATGATTAAGTATCGCAATTAAGCTGTTAATTTTGGAATACTGACTAGAAAAATGTAACCCTTACGCTGATTAAGATCTATTTATGTCGCAAAATGACGTACTTTGTCGCATGCGTAGTAATTGTTGACAGTATTTGTGAGCATTGCTATCGTATAGTTGTTACATGGCAAACTGCGTAGAGGTTAGGTATGAGTGATCAATTTATTATGAGGCGCACGCAATTAATTACGCTTGATGATCAAGAAGAAGTGGACAGCTTAAATGCGGCTTGTGATCGCATGGAAAAGCTGACTGGCAAAAAGTGGTCAATAAACAAATGGATGAAAAAAAACGCGGAGATAGAAGCAAGGGAAGGACGGAAAAATGAGAATTAAATCCACCAACAGAGCAAAAATTGGAAAGCCCATAACTATCACATTTGGGGTTCGCCAAACGAAGCTGATTTCAGATCAGGCGAACAAACAAAACAAAACCCCTAGAGACTTCATTGTCGAATCAAGCTTAGAAGCAGCCCAACTTTTATTAAAGGCCTCAAAATGATTTCATACTCAGCTAAGGATAGCTGAATTTATTGGCACCCTGTGTCAACCATATAGTTAAATGGGAATATATGTACCAATAAGTAAGGCTACTTTGGCTTGCGATCTTTGCTTATCTTGGGTTGTTTCTTCTTAAATCCTAAACCGGCAATCTTTGCTGATTTGGATTCAAGCTTTGTCAGATAGTCCTTTCGTGCCCATTCGTGGCGACGCTCCTCATCGGCTTTTACGTCTTTCGCGACACCATCAAGCCCAGGATAAATGAACGACTCAGAAATACCGAACTGTCGAAGCTCCTTCTGTATGGCGATCGCGTTCTCGAAAGGAATTAGAATTTTTGTTAGAAGGGGGCGGACGTCGTTATAGATATCAAGTGGTTCAGTGTTCGTGCCATGAATCGAGAATAAGCCAGACTGCGCTCGAATGCGGGGAGAAAATTGTGGCGTAGTGATGCAAAGAGGGGGATATGTGTCCAAACCATCGGAGTCAAGTTGGGTTGGTCTGCTATATGGTTTCCATGTCTCGAAATCATGCGCAATGTCGACCACTTCCCATATTTCCCCGTGGAGAGCCCTATTCACCTTATTTGGATTCATCGCATAGACTGCCGCTGAATTTGAATCGAATTCTTGCAACTCTTCGTCAGCATCGTTGTACAGGTTTTCTTGATTGGAAGTGA includes:
- a CDS encoding FRG domain-containing protein, with the protein product MSNPNLIVIRSFADYVSAVSKINATENDSAWFRGQSSANHRLVPSALRNLVPLTSAYGRPLRGNEILTANGYTQTGVSPERMLDDFKRRALPFLDYSPKNDFEWLFLMQHHGVPTRLLDWTTNALVALYFAVSSLRADVVTSNQENLYNDADEELQEFDSNSAAVYAMNPNKVNRALHGEIWEVVDIAHDFETWKPYSRPTQLDSDGLDTYPPLCITTPQFSPRIRAQSGLFSIHGTNTEPLDIYNDVRPLLTKILIPFENAIAIQKELRQFGISESFIYPGLDGVAKDVKADEERRHEWARKDYLTKLESKSAKIAGLGFKKKQPKISKDRKPK